A section of the Vidua macroura isolate BioBank_ID:100142 chromosome 23, ASM2450914v1, whole genome shotgun sequence genome encodes:
- the DRAXIN gene encoding draxin — MIMETSSTFSSFLFLCVLVLSDISLAISLNPGTKPKNAPENNNHLQNQEMWLQQPRTGRHHRQRLAKKERVHTMPSRGQPAGEETLKMGSGASAVEELGAEGQPAALKQNKDVFLRFELSYPERENQSPGSEKGKKQNREHREHRRHSRRDRLKHHQGKTPDAGPSSLYKKPKTSEEQFQNLQAEEATSLTPTMLLIAALDTAVSTEEPPVLPATSPRSQARLRQDGDVMPTLDMALFDWTDYEDLKPEMWPSAKKKEKRRSKSPNSGNETTTAEGEPCDHHLDCLPGSCCDLREHLCKPHNRGLNNKCYDDCMCTEGLRCYAKFHRNRRVTRRKGRCVEPESANGEQGSFINV, encoded by the exons ATGATTATGGAAacttcttccaccttctcttctttccttttcctgtgtgtGCTGGTTCTTTCTGACATCAGTCTTGCAATCTCCCTGAACCCTGGCACAAAGCCCAAAAATGCCCCAGAGAACAACAACCACCTTCAAAACCAAGAgatgtggctgcagcagcccagaactGGGCGCCATCACAGGCAACGCTTGGCCAAGAAGGAGAGGGTCCATACCATGCCTTCAAGAGGGCAGCCTGCTGGGGAAGAGACCCTCAAGATGGGCAGTGGAGCTTCAGCTGTGGAAGAACTGGGGGCAGAGGGACAGCCAGCAGCCCTGAAACAGAATAAGGACGTGTTCCTGAGGTTTGAATTGTCGTATCCTGAGAGGGAAAACCAGTCCCCAGGctctgagaaaggaaagaagcagaacCGAGAACATCGAGAACATCGTCGACATAGCCGCAGGGACAGACTCAAACATCACCAAG GGAAGACTCCTGATGCTGGGCCAAGCTCCCTGTACAAGAAACCCAAAACCTCTGAAGAACAGTTTCAAAATCTTCAGGCAGAGGAAGCTACAAGTCTGACTCCCACCATGCTCCTCATTGCTGCACTGGACACAGCTGTTTCCACAGAAGAGCCTCCTGTTCTTCCAGCCACTTCACCACGGTCACAG GCCCGCCTCAGGCAAGATGGGGATGTGATGCCCACCTTGGATATGGCACTCTTTGACTGGACTGATTATGAGGATCTCAAACCAGAAATGTGGCCATCTGCTAAAAAGAAAG aaaaaCGCCGCAGTAAGAGCCCCAACAGTGGAAATGAAACCACGACAGCTGAAGGAGAGCCATGTGATCACCACCTTGACTGCCTCCCAG GCTCTTGCTGTGACTTACGTGAACACCTCTGCAAACCACACAATCGAGGCCTTAACAACAAGTGTTATGATGACTGTATGTGCACTGAAG GGCTACGCTGTTATGCCAAATTCCACCGGAACCGAAGAGTGACCCGGAGGAAGGGGCGCTGTGTGGAGCCTGAATCAGCCAATGGAGAGCAGGGATCTTTCATTAATGTTTAG